From the genome of Spinacia oleracea cultivar Varoflay chromosome 2, BTI_SOV_V1, whole genome shotgun sequence, one region includes:
- the LOC130466909 gene encoding uncharacterized protein translates to MRVLFVGRWDPVWYLGERVRMQTVGVFSVPRPPPATMLSTRSIGESWRVHSRTSVPATELVIEGASYYQFIQDSLRLPEPGAEGPDPLLGGMGASRCSDLVYRRKWIRDCGDFPGRPGFPCSAP, encoded by the exons atgcgggtcttgttcgttggccgctgggaccctgtctggtacctgggagagcgggtacgtatgcagacggtcggggttttttcggtgcccaggcctccgcctgcgaccatgctgtctactcgctcgataggcgagtcgtggagggtccactcgaggactagtgtgccggcgacagagttggtgatagagggagctagctattaccagtttatccaggattctcttcgtctcccggagcctggcgct gagggtcctgaccctttgttgggggggatgggtgcttcccgatgctcggatctcgtataccggagaaagtggatccgagattgtggagactttcccggaagaccgggttttccatgctccgctccctga